A section of the Methanosarcina mazei S-6 genome encodes:
- a CDS encoding molybdopterin molybdotransferase MoeA — protein sequence MGRIFKERTSIDEALELFLESFSSLSHTEEVPLEACAGRVLAEPVISGRDVPHYRRAAMDGYAVRSSDTSGASPSNPVFLQLSDCVEEGTAMWVHTGAVLPEGADAVVVVEDTVTAGNMVEIRAQVHPGKNVGQAGEDIKKEDLVFKEGHLLRPCDAAVLASLGLDMAKVFRKPVVAVIPTGDELVSREKAGQVPPPGMVLETNGLMTALYVEKWGGVPRYTGIVPDRPESIKEAIEANLDADMILLSGGTSVGKRDHAPEVVESLGKLLVHGVAVSPGKPAALGVIGKTPLVCLPGYPVAGLVALYFFVRPGIRKLGSIPKAPEFVFRKRLAAKISSKIGYVNFVRVVFDGDKVRPLTGKAGVLSSVAKADGYVLVPENIEGYEDGQEVDVFLIE from the coding sequence ATGGGCAGGATATTCAAAGAACGTACTTCCATTGACGAGGCTTTGGAGCTTTTCCTTGAGAGCTTTTCTTCTCTGAGTCACACTGAAGAAGTACCGCTTGAAGCCTGTGCAGGCAGGGTACTTGCAGAGCCTGTAATTTCCGGAAGGGATGTCCCTCACTACAGGCGCGCTGCAATGGATGGATATGCTGTCAGGTCATCTGATACTTCGGGCGCTTCTCCTTCAAATCCCGTGTTTTTGCAGCTTTCGGATTGCGTAGAGGAAGGAACTGCTATGTGGGTTCATACGGGAGCTGTTCTGCCTGAAGGGGCTGATGCTGTTGTGGTGGTTGAGGACACCGTTACAGCCGGAAACATGGTTGAAATCAGGGCTCAGGTCCATCCGGGAAAGAATGTGGGACAGGCTGGAGAGGATATCAAAAAAGAAGATCTGGTTTTTAAGGAAGGGCACCTCCTTCGCCCCTGTGATGCTGCAGTTCTTGCCTCTCTCGGACTGGATATGGCGAAAGTTTTCAGAAAACCTGTGGTTGCGGTCATCCCTACAGGAGATGAACTGGTAAGCCGTGAAAAGGCCGGGCAAGTTCCTCCCCCCGGAATGGTGCTCGAAACGAACGGGCTTATGACTGCTCTTTATGTGGAAAAGTGGGGTGGAGTTCCCAGATATACAGGTATTGTGCCTGACCGTCCTGAGAGTATAAAGGAAGCCATAGAAGCAAACCTTGACGCTGACATGATTCTCCTATCAGGAGGGACTTCGGTCGGCAAAAGAGACCATGCTCCCGAAGTTGTGGAATCTCTGGGAAAACTGCTTGTCCATGGGGTGGCGGTCAGTCCTGGAAAGCCTGCAGCGCTTGGGGTTATAGGTAAAACTCCTCTGGTTTGCCTTCCAGGCTACCCGGTTGCCGGGCTTGTTGCCCTGTATTTCTTTGTCCGCCCCGGGATAAGGAAGCTGGGGTCGATACCCAAAGCGCCGGAATTTGTCTTCAGAAAACGGCTGGCTGCAAAAATAAGTTCTAAAATAGGATATGTTAATTTCGTTCGGGTTGTTTTTGATGGGGATAAAGTACGCCCTCTTACGGGAAAGGCAGGAGTTCTGAGCTCGGTTGCAAAGGCTGACGGTTATGTGCTGGTGCCTGAAAATATAGAAGGTTATGAAGATGGGCAGGAAGTTGATGTTTTTTTAATTGAGTGA
- the crcB gene encoding fluoride efflux transporter CrcB yields MPSPDKEMDKVLLIGLGGFLGAVCRFLICEHVDGQLGILSVNVLGSFMLGMIMYDAEYLSFIGPKGRLAFGTGFIGAFTTFSTFAVQSFSMAFLPALGNISANLFLTLTGVFFGRSFIKALSSREI; encoded by the coding sequence ATGCCCTCCCCTGACAAAGAAATGGATAAAGTTTTATTAATAGGACTCGGCGGCTTTCTGGGAGCCGTTTGCCGATTTTTGATCTGTGAGCATGTGGATGGGCAGCTTGGCATCCTTTCTGTAAATGTACTCGGGAGTTTTATGCTGGGTATGATAATGTATGATGCTGAGTACCTGAGCTTCATAGGTCCTAAAGGAAGACTGGCATTCGGGACCGGTTTCATAGGGGCGTTCACAACCTTCTCGACGTTTGCTGTCCAGTCTTTCAGTATGGCTTTTCTTCCTGCCCTTGGAAATATCAGCGCCAACCTATTTCTTACCCTTACAGGCGTATTCTTTGGCAGGAGCTTTATAAAAGCTCTCTCAAGCAGGGAGATTTGA
- the crcB gene encoding fluoride efflux transporter CrcB, whose protein sequence is MLPAANIGDLFLIGTGGFIGASLRYTISSRMPKIRSIPAGTLTVNFLGSIVLSLLTFSSEPESVVYLVNIGILGSFTTFSTFAYETFKLLEDGQNVSFFLNIFLNVILCLLGVGIAYFALRL, encoded by the coding sequence ATGCTTCCTGCGGCAAACATCGGAGATCTTTTTTTGATAGGCACGGGCGGTTTTATAGGGGCGTCTCTTCGCTATACTATTTCAAGCCGAATGCCAAAAATCCGGAGTATCCCGGCAGGAACCCTTACAGTAAATTTTCTGGGAAGCATTGTGCTTTCCCTTCTTACTTTTTCCTCTGAGCCCGAGTCCGTGGTCTATCTGGTAAATATAGGAATTCTCGGCTCCTTCACGACCTTCTCAACCTTTGCTTACGAAACCTTCAAGCTACTGGAAGACGGACAGAACGTTTCATTTTTTCTGAATATTTTCCTCAATGTTATCCTCTGTCTTCTGGGAGTAGGCATCGCATACTTTGCTCTCAGGCTTTGA
- a CDS encoding DUF5350 domain-containing protein, which produces MGKTGSIDWVKVKGRKGKVIKVQKSKSQKAHPGPAQRFTSSGHKRRFIRRSAKALVK; this is translated from the coding sequence ATGGGCAAAACCGGCAGCATTGATTGGGTAAAGGTAAAAGGCAGAAAAGGCAAAGTAATCAAGGTCCAAAAATCAAAATCACAGAAAGCACACCCCGGACCTGCACAGCGCTTCACCTCTTCAGGCCACAAGAGGCGCTTCATAAGAAGATCTGCAAAAGCCCTTGTAAAATAA